Proteins co-encoded in one Arthrobacter globiformis genomic window:
- a CDS encoding zinc-binding dehydrogenase, with the protein MKAVILPGDKRVTVVERDVPEPGPHEVLVRTRASAICRSDMSIYYGTPIVGGESAGHGSVIPGHEAAGEVVKVGNAVTHVKEGDRVAGYLALGCGFCEYCLSGYMMLCDEWKCFGFDVHGGDADYFVLPERNCLQLPDELSFRAGAVMTDMVGSQYHVQKQLGVAGGKTVAIFGMGPMGSAAVLIGKAFGARVVAVDVIDHRLEQASSLGADAVINSTTADAVQQIRDLTQGRGADVCIDCSGNPAGQNSALEAAAKLGAVAFVGESRATQINPSDQMLRKLLTVVGGWYFPISDWEEIVRLVIDQEIPVEKLISHDFSIDQAEEAFRAFDQRETEKAVFVW; encoded by the coding sequence ATGAAAGCAGTCATCCTCCCCGGTGACAAAAGAGTCACCGTCGTGGAACGCGACGTCCCGGAGCCGGGACCGCATGAGGTGTTGGTGAGGACCCGTGCCTCCGCGATCTGCCGCAGCGACATGAGCATCTACTACGGCACCCCGATCGTCGGCGGTGAAAGCGCCGGCCACGGTTCGGTGATACCTGGGCACGAGGCAGCCGGCGAAGTCGTCAAGGTCGGGAACGCCGTGACCCACGTCAAAGAAGGCGACCGTGTTGCGGGCTACCTTGCCCTGGGCTGCGGATTCTGCGAGTACTGCCTCAGCGGCTACATGATGCTGTGTGACGAGTGGAAATGCTTCGGTTTCGACGTCCACGGCGGTGACGCCGACTACTTCGTGCTCCCCGAACGCAACTGTCTTCAGCTCCCTGACGAACTCAGCTTCCGCGCCGGGGCGGTCATGACGGACATGGTCGGCAGCCAGTACCATGTGCAGAAGCAACTCGGCGTGGCCGGCGGAAAAACCGTAGCCATCTTCGGCATGGGACCAATGGGATCGGCCGCGGTACTCATCGGCAAGGCCTTCGGCGCCCGTGTCGTCGCCGTCGACGTCATCGACCACCGGCTCGAACAGGCCAGCTCGCTCGGCGCGGACGCCGTCATCAACAGCACGACAGCCGACGCCGTCCAGCAGATCCGGGACCTCACCCAGGGCCGCGGAGCGGACGTCTGCATCGATTGTTCCGGCAACCCCGCCGGGCAGAACTCTGCCCTGGAGGCCGCCGCCAAGCTCGGCGCCGTCGCTTTCGTCGGTGAGTCGCGGGCCACGCAGATCAACCCCAGCGACCAGATGCTCAGAAAACTGCTCACCGTCGTCGGCGGCTGGTACTTCCCCATCAGCGACTGGGAAGAAATCGTCCGCCTCGTCATAGACCAGGAAATTCCGGTCGAAAAGCTCATCAGCCACGACTTTTCCATCGATCAGGCCGAGGAAGCCTTCCGCGCTTTCGACCAGCGCGAAACCGAAAAAGCCGTCTTCGTCTGGTAA
- the ppgK gene encoding polyphosphate--glucose phosphotransferase: MNAPVIGIDIGGTGIKGGLVDPTRGKLLGEPVCVPTPQPATPKAVAQAVALLVADVSVYPEAPAADSPMGVTFPGIIRHGVVHSAANMDRSWLNTDINELLTTRLGRRVEVINDADAAGLAETRYGAGAGVSGAVLVITLGTGIGSALILNGQLVPNVELGHLEVDGCRAETTTSAVARERDQLSWEEYSVLLQRYFSHVEFLLSPELFIVGGGISQRASEYLPHLKLQTTIVPAVFRNEAGIVGAAIQAFAPEHR, from the coding sequence ATGAACGCTCCAGTTATCGGCATAGACATCGGAGGCACCGGAATCAAAGGAGGCCTCGTAGACCCAACAAGAGGCAAACTCCTAGGCGAACCCGTGTGCGTACCAACGCCTCAGCCAGCAACCCCCAAAGCCGTTGCCCAAGCCGTTGCCCTGCTGGTGGCCGACGTGTCGGTCTATCCGGAAGCTCCGGCAGCCGATTCGCCCATGGGTGTCACATTCCCCGGCATCATCCGCCATGGCGTGGTCCACTCCGCAGCGAACATGGACAGAAGCTGGCTGAACACCGACATCAACGAACTCCTGACCACCCGACTGGGACGGCGAGTGGAGGTCATCAACGACGCCGATGCCGCTGGCCTTGCCGAAACGCGCTACGGTGCCGGGGCTGGAGTTTCCGGGGCCGTCCTCGTGATCACGCTGGGTACGGGCATCGGGTCCGCGCTCATCCTTAACGGGCAACTCGTGCCGAACGTCGAGCTCGGACACCTGGAAGTTGACGGCTGCAGAGCCGAAACAACGACGTCAGCCGTGGCGCGCGAACGGGACCAACTTTCCTGGGAAGAGTACAGCGTCCTGCTGCAGCGCTACTTCTCACACGTGGAATTCCTGCTGTCACCCGAACTCTTCATCGTCGGCGGCGGCATCTCTCAGCGCGCAAGCGAATACTTACCCCACCTCAAACTCCAGACCACCATCGTGCCCGCGGTTTTCCGCAATGAAGCAGGCATAGTCGGGGCAGCGATCCAAGCGTTTGCTCCGGAACACCGTTGA
- a CDS encoding ROK family transcriptional regulator, which produces MGSLWTEVGLLHQDQNLAPDAVAARSVVARLIADEDTVTRTELVKATGLARSTIENHLSVLLQYGLIEDAGPGPQGSRGRPAQAFRISPAKGVVLVADVSSRATRLAVTTLDKQVVSRGEIKMEVTAGPNELLGAIASAFEAMLADGGLGIRDVLVISVGLPGPVDAKLGMAVRPPLMPGWDGFGVCGYFARHFGCDVIVDNDVHLMALGEARSYRGEHLPLLMISIGTGVGGGFVSETGHLLHGADGAAADIGHSKVPDMKDMLCRCGSHGCLEAVASISAMAARVSAIRNDEIGEEQLFELLVRGDPATVNVVRDSATIVGQVVADLVNFCNPARIVLAGAVTQCTEDILAQVRSVVYQQAQPLATRKLSLVHSTLGNEAGLIGGMISGIEQVLSPRGIAYHTRPADSTMQPLGL; this is translated from the coding sequence ATGGGATCCTTGTGGACTGAAGTCGGCCTCCTGCATCAGGACCAGAATCTGGCGCCTGATGCTGTGGCAGCGCGGAGCGTCGTCGCCCGGCTGATAGCCGACGAGGACACTGTGACGAGAACGGAACTAGTCAAAGCCACTGGGCTCGCCCGCTCCACTATCGAGAACCACCTCAGCGTCTTGCTGCAATACGGGCTGATCGAAGACGCAGGACCTGGCCCCCAAGGCAGCCGAGGGCGACCCGCCCAAGCTTTTCGTATCAGCCCCGCCAAAGGCGTCGTTCTGGTAGCCGATGTCTCCTCGCGCGCGACCAGGCTGGCTGTCACAACCCTGGACAAGCAAGTCGTTTCCCGCGGCGAAATCAAGATGGAAGTCACGGCCGGCCCCAACGAGCTACTGGGCGCAATAGCCTCGGCTTTTGAGGCGATGCTCGCGGACGGTGGCTTGGGCATCCGGGATGTTCTCGTCATTTCAGTCGGGCTGCCAGGACCCGTCGACGCCAAGCTCGGGATGGCCGTTCGACCCCCGCTGATGCCTGGCTGGGACGGATTTGGGGTCTGCGGTTACTTCGCTCGTCATTTCGGATGCGACGTGATCGTCGATAACGATGTCCACCTGATGGCCCTGGGCGAGGCCCGCTCGTACAGGGGCGAGCACCTGCCGCTGCTGATGATCAGTATCGGCACAGGTGTGGGCGGCGGGTTCGTCAGCGAGACCGGCCACCTTCTGCACGGAGCCGACGGCGCTGCCGCCGACATCGGCCACAGCAAAGTACCTGACATGAAGGACATGCTCTGCCGCTGCGGCAGCCACGGCTGCTTGGAAGCGGTGGCGTCCATCAGTGCGATGGCCGCGCGGGTCTCCGCCATACGCAATGATGAAATAGGTGAGGAGCAACTATTCGAACTGCTGGTACGGGGCGACCCCGCCACCGTAAACGTCGTGCGGGACAGCGCCACCATCGTTGGGCAAGTTGTTGCCGATTTGGTGAACTTTTGTAATCCGGCCCGGATAGTCCTGGCGGGTGCCGTCACACAATGCACCGAAGACATTCTTGCCCAAGTCCGGAGCGTCGTTTACCAACAGGCCCAACCTCTAGCGACACGCAAACTCTCGTTGGTACACAGTACGCTTGGAAACGAAGCAGGCCTGATTGGCGGAATGATCTCCGGCATCGAACAAGTGCTGTCTCCGCGCGGGATCGCCTACCACACACGGCCCGCGGACTCGACGATGCAGCCGCTTGGTCTTTAG
- a CDS encoding sugar phosphate isomerase/epimerase family protein, giving the protein MPRPYTLFTGQWADLPFEEVARLASGWGYDGLEIAVSGDHLDAWRWDEPGYVESKLAVLEKYNLKVWAISNHLKGQAVCDDPIDFRHEAIVGSKVWGDGDPEGVRQRAAEEMKHTARLAKALGVDTVVGFTGSSIWQYVAMFPPVPEKVIDAGYQDFADRWNPILDVFDECGVRFAHEVHPSEIAYDYWTTVRTLEAIGHREAFGLNWDPSHFMWQGIDPVSFIWDFKDRIYHVDCKDTKLRPTGRNTVLGSHLPWGDPRRGWDFVSAGRGDVPWESSFRALTAIGYTGPISVEWEDAGMDRLHGAPEALAALKKFDFPASQTSFDAAFSSKD; this is encoded by the coding sequence ATGCCCCGCCCGTACACCCTGTTCACCGGCCAGTGGGCCGACCTGCCCTTCGAGGAAGTCGCCAGGCTCGCGTCCGGCTGGGGCTACGACGGCCTCGAAATCGCTGTCTCCGGCGACCATCTGGACGCCTGGCGCTGGGACGAACCCGGTTACGTCGAGTCCAAACTCGCCGTCCTGGAAAAGTACAACCTGAAGGTCTGGGCGATCTCCAACCACCTCAAGGGCCAGGCCGTCTGCGATGACCCGATCGACTTCCGCCACGAAGCGATCGTCGGATCCAAGGTCTGGGGCGACGGCGACCCCGAAGGCGTCCGGCAGCGCGCGGCCGAGGAAATGAAACACACCGCCCGCCTCGCCAAGGCCCTCGGCGTGGACACCGTCGTCGGCTTCACCGGCTCCTCCATCTGGCAATACGTCGCGATGTTCCCGCCCGTCCCGGAAAAAGTCATCGACGCCGGCTACCAGGACTTCGCCGACCGCTGGAACCCCATCCTGGACGTCTTCGACGAATGCGGCGTCCGCTTCGCCCACGAAGTCCACCCGAGCGAGATCGCCTACGACTACTGGACCACCGTCCGCACTCTGGAAGCGATCGGCCACCGCGAAGCGTTCGGGCTGAACTGGGACCCCTCCCACTTCATGTGGCAGGGCATCGACCCCGTCTCCTTCATCTGGGACTTCAAGGATCGGATCTACCACGTGGACTGCAAGGACACCAAGCTGCGCCCCACCGGCCGCAACACCGTCCTCGGCTCCCACCTGCCCTGGGGCGACCCCCGCCGCGGCTGGGACTTCGTCTCCGCCGGACGCGGCGACGTCCCCTGGGAATCCTCCTTCCGCGCGCTCACCGCCATTGGCTACACCGGACCCATCTCGGTGGAATGGGAAGACGCCGGCATGGACCGCCTGCACGGCGCCCCCGAAGCCCTCGCCGCGCTGAAGAAGTTCGACTTCCCCGCGTCCCAGACCAGCTTCGACGCCGCCTTCAGCAGCAAGGACTGA
- a CDS encoding carbohydrate ABC transporter permease, which translates to MTTTSSTSRGGTVARVIIGRTFLWAWLLVGLVPLLFMFITSIKPAGIANQIPPAWIFQPTLDNYASVLSAGGGKSESFGQLLTNSAIVSLGATALAIVVGVPAAYALTMRDFRARKGLSSWILSTYMFPPIVAVIPVFVFAGKLGLMDTYPALIIPYAAFNLPIVVWILRSSILQLPYEIQEAAMVDGASTGNVLRRIIWPLLVPSVATAAVLTIVLSWNEFLFALSLTRSGAKTAPVGLQQFTGMYGTDWGNITAAATLIVAPILVLMVVLRRQMVAGLTFGAVK; encoded by the coding sequence ATGACAACGACATCATCAACCAGCCGCGGGGGTACCGTGGCACGCGTCATCATCGGACGTACCTTCCTGTGGGCATGGCTCCTGGTCGGCCTTGTGCCGCTGCTGTTCATGTTCATCACCTCCATCAAGCCGGCCGGGATCGCCAACCAGATCCCCCCGGCCTGGATCTTCCAGCCGACCCTGGACAACTACGCCTCCGTACTGTCAGCGGGCGGCGGCAAATCCGAAAGCTTCGGTCAGCTGCTCACCAATAGTGCAATCGTCAGTCTCGGTGCCACCGCCCTGGCAATCGTTGTGGGGGTCCCTGCCGCATATGCCCTGACTATGAGGGATTTCCGGGCCCGCAAGGGGCTCTCATCCTGGATCCTGTCGACCTACATGTTCCCTCCCATCGTCGCCGTCATCCCGGTCTTCGTCTTCGCCGGCAAGCTCGGGCTCATGGACACCTATCCGGCCCTGATCATCCCGTACGCTGCCTTCAACCTGCCCATCGTGGTGTGGATCCTGCGCAGCTCGATCCTGCAGCTGCCCTATGAGATCCAGGAAGCAGCCATGGTCGACGGGGCCTCGACAGGGAACGTGCTCCGCCGGATCATTTGGCCCCTGCTCGTGCCGTCCGTCGCGACGGCCGCTGTACTGACCATCGTCCTGTCGTGGAACGAATTTCTGTTCGCCCTGTCCCTGACCCGCAGCGGAGCGAAGACCGCTCCGGTGGGCCTGCAGCAGTTCACCGGTATGTACGGCACGGACTGGGGCAACATCACCGCGGCCGCAACCCTGATCGTCGCGCCCATCCTGGTGCTCATGGTCGTGCTGCGCCGCCAGATGGTCGCCGGCCTCACCTTCGGTGCAGTCAAGTAA
- a CDS encoding carbohydrate ABC transporter permease, whose protein sequence is MKATAAPLDATLTVDASRRADGLATAGPRGRKPLTWKKRSTPWVYMAPAMFVLLLMTVAPAIFIFYSAFRNDKILGGVGKFVGLDNFITAVTNASVQHAFLITFGFVAVAVILEMILGFALALPLAAQTRANKVGAALMLLPFAVTPAVAAMVFKQLLNPNYGWLGYYLGVFGFPKGVDLLGDPTSAWIVLVILDMWQWTPFIALILMAGLQSLPGEPREAAMVDGATPWQMFRHITFPAMVPFIAIAAVLRTIQAFKTFDSFKILTGGGPGESTEIINLGIFRVGLQSFNVGLACALGVVFLIILSLLIPFMLRIIGRRADPEEM, encoded by the coding sequence ATGAAAGCAACCGCCGCACCATTGGATGCGACCTTGACGGTTGACGCTTCCCGCCGCGCGGACGGCCTTGCCACGGCCGGCCCGCGCGGCAGGAAGCCGCTGACCTGGAAAAAACGTTCGACCCCGTGGGTCTACATGGCCCCGGCCATGTTTGTCCTGCTGCTAATGACGGTGGCCCCGGCCATTTTTATCTTCTACTCGGCCTTCCGAAACGACAAGATCCTCGGGGGCGTGGGCAAATTCGTCGGACTGGATAACTTCATCACGGCGGTCACCAATGCCTCAGTCCAGCACGCATTCCTGATCACGTTCGGCTTCGTTGCGGTCGCGGTGATCCTGGAGATGATCCTGGGCTTCGCCCTGGCACTCCCGCTAGCGGCCCAGACCCGCGCCAACAAGGTCGGGGCTGCGCTCATGCTGCTGCCGTTCGCCGTCACGCCGGCGGTCGCCGCAATGGTCTTCAAGCAGCTGCTGAACCCCAACTACGGGTGGTTGGGCTACTACCTCGGCGTCTTCGGATTCCCCAAAGGCGTCGACCTGCTCGGTGATCCGACATCGGCATGGATCGTACTGGTCATTCTCGACATGTGGCAGTGGACCCCGTTCATCGCCCTGATCCTGATGGCCGGCCTTCAGTCCCTGCCGGGGGAACCCAGGGAAGCAGCCATGGTCGACGGAGCGACCCCATGGCAGATGTTCCGGCACATCACCTTTCCGGCCATGGTGCCGTTCATTGCCATCGCTGCCGTGCTGCGGACCATCCAGGCCTTCAAAACCTTCGATTCATTCAAGATCCTCACCGGTGGCGGTCCCGGTGAGTCCACCGAGATCATCAACCTAGGCATTTTCCGCGTCGGCCTTCAAAGCTTCAACGTCGGTCTCGCCTGCGCGCTGGGCGTGGTCTTCCTGATCATCCTCTCGCTCCTTATCCCCTTCATGCTGCGTATCATCGGCCGCCGAGCAGACCCTGAGGAAATGTAA
- a CDS encoding sugar phosphate isomerase/epimerase family protein has protein sequence MFRYAAELVPYHDYGFEDSIRDLADIGFKEVNLWSSAAPLAHHVAPGDDPSKILGVLDKYGVKPCGLTVYGKTQDEILERVDFAADLGIDTLVFDCEANYSDFVSTFLPPIVEAGARRGVRIAVENHLTVPFAADFESGANEDQRWDEGVDTLAQMKRLIRDIDDPYLGVCIAPPHLWVMQDTISAAITFLAERKRLFYYYIWDIDRAYRHGKDGLNFGPADQQLPRPDGTLDHSVMLETLHRVGYEGVASLKCHGTQGWSFEKIGEHLRASDAYVRDCMKKSHAL, from the coding sequence ATGTTCAGATATGCCGCCGAGCTCGTCCCATACCACGACTACGGCTTCGAAGACTCGATCCGCGACCTTGCCGACATAGGCTTCAAGGAAGTCAACCTCTGGTCCTCCGCAGCACCGCTGGCCCACCACGTCGCTCCGGGAGATGACCCCAGCAAAATCCTTGGAGTGCTGGACAAGTACGGGGTCAAACCCTGCGGCCTCACCGTCTACGGAAAGACCCAGGACGAAATCCTTGAACGCGTCGATTTCGCCGCGGACCTCGGAATCGACACCCTCGTCTTCGACTGCGAAGCCAACTACTCCGACTTCGTCTCCACCTTCCTGCCACCCATCGTCGAAGCAGGAGCGCGTCGAGGAGTCAGGATCGCGGTCGAAAACCATCTCACCGTCCCTTTCGCCGCCGATTTCGAATCCGGTGCCAACGAAGACCAGCGATGGGACGAAGGCGTGGACACCCTCGCACAGATGAAACGGCTCATCCGCGACATCGACGACCCCTATCTCGGCGTCTGCATCGCTCCCCCGCACCTGTGGGTGATGCAGGACACCATCAGCGCAGCGATCACGTTCCTCGCCGAACGCAAGCGGCTCTTCTACTACTACATCTGGGACATCGACCGCGCCTACCGCCACGGCAAAGACGGGCTGAACTTCGGTCCCGCCGACCAGCAACTCCCCCGCCCCGACGGAACACTTGACCATTCCGTAATGCTGGAAACGCTGCACAGGGTCGGGTATGAAGGCGTCGCCAGTCTCAAATGCCATGGCACGCAGGGATGGAGCTTCGAAAAAATCGGTGAACACCTTCGGGCGTCCGACGCCTACGTCAGGGACTGCATGAAGAAATCCCACGCCCTCTGA